The window ACGACCGCGCGCGGAAAGGGTATCGAGTAGGGTAAAAGCGTCCCCCGTTCCGTTCCTGTTGCCCGACGACTGCATGCGCATCTAGCGCCTGTAGCGACAGGAGGATTGGCAATCGATGCATACTCGCTCGAAAAGCTTCGGCAGGGGACGTAAGCGGTCTAATTGGCGGATGAAGTTCTGGCAATTGCTAGGACGGATGACGCTCAAACTTCTGATTGTTGTGCCGTATGTCGCAAAGTTTGTGGATGCGGTGATCGAGATCGCGAAGTGGTTCAAACATTAGGCGCGCGCCCTACCGCTATCCCCCTTTCTTAAGGAGGCCACGATGATCGGCGATGCCCTACGCTGTATCCGTAAATTTCATGATCTCAATCAGAGTGCCGCTGCGGAAAAGCTCGGCATATCCAAATCCTATCTCAGCGAAATCGAAAGCGAGACCAAGGAGCCGACGCTCCAATTGATCCAACGATATGCGGACGTCTTCAAACTGCCGGCATCATCGATCCTGTTTTTCGCCGAGAACTACGCGCAGCCGCAACGCCGGGCCGGCGCGCAGAAGATTGTCGCGGGAAAGATTTTGGCGCTGATGCGATTTCTTGAGGCTCGGTCGGAGGAAGCGCCGTGAGCGCGAGAAAATATCATGCCCTCCAACAGTCGTCGC is drawn from Hyphomicrobium methylovorum and contains these coding sequences:
- a CDS encoding helix-turn-helix transcriptional regulator, whose protein sequence is MIGDALRCIRKFHDLNQSAAAEKLGISKSYLSEIESETKEPTLQLIQRYADVFKLPASSILFFAENYAQPQRRAGAQKIVAGKILALMRFLEARSEEAP